Proteins encoded together in one Streptomyces sp. NA04227 window:
- a CDS encoding tetratricopeptide repeat protein produces MPIPEDVTGEEIDKDVRQELLSLPKTLAEDVARNLVMVARLIDEDPEGAYGYSRVALRLASRVAAVREAAGFAAYANQKYSEALAEFRAARRMTGNTDLWPVMADCERGLGRPEKALDMAGAPEVHKLDKAGQVEMRLVAAGARRDMDQLDAAIVTLQSPELASSSVQPWTARLRYAYADVLLEAGRESEAREWFAKAVESDKDGTTDASDRLAELDGIEFMDAMDEDEAGSGGTATRDEAAGPHDAAPVDEAAADDETAADDEAAVTDEAAHVADEVTVTDEAPATDEATAEAAETVTTDEDEDEDKDDAEAEAEEADNGQAPEAADRGTDPQD; encoded by the coding sequence CTGCCCATCCCCGAGGACGTCACGGGCGAGGAGATCGACAAGGACGTACGGCAGGAGTTGCTGAGCCTGCCCAAGACCCTTGCCGAGGACGTCGCCAGGAACCTGGTGATGGTGGCCCGTCTGATCGACGAGGACCCCGAGGGCGCGTACGGCTATTCGCGGGTCGCGCTGCGGCTGGCCTCGCGAGTCGCCGCCGTACGTGAGGCGGCCGGGTTCGCGGCGTACGCGAATCAGAAGTACAGCGAGGCGCTGGCGGAGTTCAGGGCGGCGCGCCGGATGACCGGCAACACCGATCTGTGGCCCGTGATGGCGGACTGCGAGCGTGGGCTCGGTCGACCGGAGAAGGCGCTCGACATGGCCGGTGCGCCGGAGGTGCACAAGCTCGACAAGGCGGGCCAGGTCGAGATGCGGCTCGTCGCGGCGGGTGCGCGACGGGACATGGACCAGCTGGACGCGGCCATCGTCACGCTGCAGAGTCCCGAGCTGGCGTCGTCGTCCGTACAGCCCTGGACCGCACGGCTGCGGTACGCCTACGCGGACGTCCTGTTGGAGGCGGGCCGCGAGAGCGAGGCACGCGAGTGGTTCGCGAAGGCGGTGGAGTCCGACAAGGACGGCACCACCGACGCCTCCGACCGGCTCGCCGAGCTGGACGGGATCGAGTTCATGGACGCCATGGACGAGGACGAGGCGGGGTCCGGCGGGACGGCGACGAGGGACGAGGCCGCAGGGCCGCATGACGCGGCGCCCGTCGACGAGGCAGCGGCCGACGATGAGACGGCGGCCGACGACGAGGCGGCAGTCACCGATGAGGCGGCGCACGTGGCCGACGAAGTCACCGTGACCGACGAAGCTCCCGCGACAGACGAAGCCACCGCTGAGGCTGCCGAGACCGTCACGACGGACGAGGACGAGGACGAGGACAAGGACGACGCGGAAGCGGAGGCGGAGGAGGCCGACAACGGCCAGGCCCCCGAAGCCGCCGACCGCGGCACCGACCCGCAGGACTGA